One part of the Coffea eugenioides isolate CCC68of chromosome 10, Ceug_1.0, whole genome shotgun sequence genome encodes these proteins:
- the LOC113750317 gene encoding wall-associated receptor kinase-like 6, whose amino-acid sequence MGSKCLFSSLLILLAWIITFPICPTTGASLAKPGCSDSCGNVLIPYPFGLSRRCAVNQSYIIICNSSKPYLSNLNLEVLNISLENQTVTVNSSLASFCNADQAQRNGSSTSWISSDLAGTPFFYSQIYNKMMLFGCGNAVLNQADNKILSGCTSTCEFIASDLATYSSSRCYGVNCCETIIPFYLSKYNLNFRGSRFNRSGQCSTTFLVDQNWLPEKFSESLQFIPVVLAWTLSQADATAVVNCTYVSGSFYLDSGEHVENFVCAFCGSDINPYLQSECGSPSKISKYGFLFPFFSCYFSASD is encoded by the coding sequence ATGGGTTCAAAATGCTTATTCTCCTCTCTCCTGATCTTGTTAGCTTGGATCATCACCTTTCCTATATGCCCAACAACTGGAGCATCATTAGCTAAGCCAGGATGCAGTGATTCCTGTGGCAATGTTCTCATCCCCTACCCATTCGGGCTAAGTCGTCGCTGCGCTGTCAATCAATCATACATCATAATTTGCAATTCTTCCAAGCCATATCTAAGCAACCTCAATCTTGAAGTGTTGAACATATCGTTAGAAAACCAAACAGTCACAGTAAATTCCTCGTTAGCTAGTTTTTGCAACGCTGATCAAGCCCAGAGAAATGGTAGCAGCACCAGCTGGATTAGCTCCGATCTTGCCGGAACCCCTTTCTTCTACTCACAAATATACAACAAAATGATGCTTTTTGGGTGTGGAAATGCTGTACTAAATCAAGCAGACAACAAGATCTTGTCCGGTTGCACGTCCACTTGTGAATTCATCGCTTCTGATCTAGCAACTTATAGTTCATCGAGGTGTTATGGGGTGAATTGTTGTGAAACAATAATTCCTTTCTACCTCTCAAAATACAATCTGAATTTCAGGGGTTCAAGATTCAACAGATCAGGACAGTGCTCAACTACGTTTTTGGTGGATCAAAACTGGTTACCAGAGAAATTTTCAGAATCCTTGCAATTTATTCCGGTTGTTTTGGCCTGGACTCTATCACAAGCTGATGCGACCGCCGTTGTTAATTGTACTTACGTCAGTGGCTCTTTTTACTTGGATTCCGGGGAACATGTGGAAAATTTTGTATGTGCATTTTGCGGCTCAGATATCAATCCATACCTACAATCAGAATGCGGCAGCCCTAGTAAGATATCAAAATATGGGTTTCTATTTCCATTCTTTTCTTGTTACTTTTCTGCATCTGATTAA
- the LOC113750318 gene encoding wall-associated receptor kinase-like 1, with translation MYKLVKRRRNRRIKKKIFKRNGGLLLEQQLHTDDSAMERTRIFAENELAKASDQFSEDRILGRGGQGTVYKGMLTDGKIVAIKKSMKVDESQLEPFINEVVILSQVNHRNVVKLLGCCLETEVPLLVYEFIPNGTLSSLIHNHIDDEFPFTWNFRLRIAGEIAGALAYLHSAISIPIYHRDIKSSNILLDEKYTAKISDFGTSRSIGADKTHLTTLVKGIFGYLDPEYFQSSQFTEKSDVYSFGVVLVELLTRKKPISFSESEEDGHLNLATRFLTMMDENRLDSILDRQLLDESMEEEVMAVAKLAQRCIDSNGKNRPTMKEVAIELENIQRAPNGSTIQSPIHSHMFREPEFVSFANTNPSWTTESDTISFAADADPLLDYRI, from the coding sequence ATGTACAAACTagtaaaaaggagaagaaacaGAAGGATCAAGAAGAAAATCTTTAAACGAAATGGAGGTCTTCTGTTGGAACAGCAGTTACATACTGATGATAGTGCCATGGAAAGGACAAGGATTTTTGCAGAAAATGAGTTGGCTAAGGCCAGTGACCAATTCAGTGAGGATCGCATACTTGGACGAGGTGGGCAAGGAACAGTTTACAAAGGAATGCTAACTGATGGAAAAATTGTAGCAATCAAAAAGTCAATGAAGGTGGATGAAAGCCAATTAGAGCCATTCATCAATGAGGTTGTCATTCTTTCACAAGTCAATCACAGGAATGTGGTAAAACTACTAGGTTGTTGCTTGGAGACAGAAGTTCCTTTATTGGTATATGAATTCATTCCTAATGGAACTCTCTCTAGCCTCATTCATAATCATATCGATGATGAGTTCCCCTTCACTTGGAACTTCAGATTAAGAATAGCAGGTGAAATAGCAGGAGCTTTGGCATATCTACACTCGGCAATCTCAATTCCCATCTACCATAGAGATATTAAGTCCAGCAACATACTTTTGGATGAAAAGTACACAGCCAAAATATCAGATTTTGGAACTTCGAGGTCCATTGGAGCAGATAAAACTCATCTAACTACACTTGTTAAAGGGATTTTCGGCTACTTGGATCCGGAATACTTTCAGTCAAGCCAATTTACAGAAAAAAGTGATGTCTATAGTTTCGGAGTTGTTCTTGTTGAGCTCTTGACAAGGAAAAAGCCCATATCATTTTCTGAATCAGAAGAGGATGGTCACTTAAACTTGGCCACAAGGTTTTTGACGATGATGGATGAAAATCGTCTGGACAGTATCCTTGATCGTCAACTTCTTGATGAGAGCATGGAGGAAGAGGTTATGGCTGTTGCTAAACTGGCCCAAAGATGCATAGACTCAAATGGGAAAAACAGGCCAACTATGAAGGAAGTAGCCATTGAGTTGGAAAACATTCAAAGGGCGCCAAATGGTTCAACTATTCAATCACCTATTCACAGCCATATGTTCAGAGAACCTGAATTTGTATCGTTTGCTAACACAAATCCTTCATGGACAACTGAAAGCGATACCATTAGCTTCGCTGCTGATGCTGATCCATTATTAGATTACAGGATTTAA
- the LOC113749962 gene encoding wall-associated receptor kinase-like 1, with product MTNVKAAGLIGVFISIGVLFLIAASFAVYKLVKRRRNKRIRDKFFKRNGGLLLQQQLSADDSVIKRTRIFKENELAKASDQFSEDRILGRGGQGTVYKGMLTDGKIVAIKRSMKVDESQLEPFINEVVILSQVNHRNVVKLLGCCLETEVPLLVYEFIPNGTLSSLIHNHIDDEFPFTWNFRLRIAGEIAEALAYLHSAISIPIYHRDIKSSNILLDEKYIAKVSDFGTSRSIGADKTHLTTLVKGTFGYLDPEYFQSSQFTEKSDVYSFGVVLVELLTRKKPISSSESEEDGNLNLATRFSTMMDENRLDSILDCQLLDESIKEEVISVAKLAQRCLDSNGKNRPTMKEVAIELENIRRAANGSTVHSQLFEKGECESVFSADTKTSWTTENDSNRLVPDACPLLLCDTI from the exons ATGACGAACGTGAAAGCAGCTGGACTTATTG GTGTTTTTATAAGCATAGGTGTTTTATTTCTCATAGCTGCTAGTTTTGCCGTGTACAAACTagtaaagagaagaagaaacaaaaggatCAGGGATAAGTTTTTTAAAAGAAATGGAGGTCTTTTATTACAGCAGCAATTATCTGCTGATGATAGTGTCATTAAAAGAACAAGGATTTTCAAAGAAAATGAGTTGGCCAAGGCCAGTGACCAATTCAGTGAAGATCGAATACTTGGAAGAGGCGGGCAAGGAACAGTTTACAAAGGAATGCTAACCGATGGAAAAATTGTGGCAATCAAAAGGTCAATGAAGGTGGATGAAAGCCAGTTAGAACCATTCATCAATGAGGTTGTCATTCTTTCACAAGTCAATCACAGGAATGTGGTAAAACTACTAGGTTGTTGCTTAGAGACAGAAGTACCTCTATTGGTATATGAATTCATCCCTAATGGAACGCTCTCTAGCCTCATTCATAATCATATCGATGATGAGTTCCCCTTCACTTGGAACTTCAGATTAAGAATAGCAGGTGAAATAGCAGAAGCTTTGGCATATCTACACTCGGCAATCTCAATTCCTATCTACCATCGAGATATCAAGTCAAGCAACATACTTCTGGATGAAAAGTACATAGCCAAGGTATCGGATTTTGGAACTTCAAGATCCATCGGAGCTGATAAAACTCATCTAACTACACTCGTTAAAGGAACTTTTGGCTACTTGGATCCGGAATACTTTCAGTCAAGCCAATTTACAGAGAAAAGCGATGTCTATAGTTTTGGGGTTGTTCTTGTTGAGCTCTTGACAAGAAAAAAGCCCATATCATCGTCTGAATCAGAAGAAGATGGTAACTTAAATTTGGCCACAAGGTTTTCAACGATGATGGATGAAAATCGTCTTGACAGTATTCTTGATTGTCAACTTCTAGATGAGAGCATTAAGGAAGAGGTTATTTCTGTTGCTAAACTGGCTCAAAGATGCCTAGATTCAAATGGAAAAAACAGGCCAACTATGAAGGAAGTAGCCATTGAGTTGGAAAACATTAGAAGGGCGGCAAATGGTTCAACTGTTCACAGCCAATTGTTCGAGAAAGGAGAGTGTGAATCTGTTTTTTCAGCTGATACTAAAACTTCGTGGACAACCGAAAATGATAGCAATAGGTTAGTTCCAGATGCCTGTCCACTATTGCTATGTGATACAATTTAA